In Aggregatibacter sp. 2125159857, one DNA window encodes the following:
- the nagE gene encoding N-acetylglucosamine-specific PTS transporter subunit IIBC translates to MSILSYAQKIGQALMVPVAVLPAAAVLMGIGYWLDPDGWGANSQLAALLIKSGAAIIDNMGLLFAVGVAFGLSKDKHGSAALSGLVGYYVVTTLLAPGGVAQLQHLDPSQVPAAFGKINNQFIGILIGVLSAELYNRFYQVELPKALSFFSGKRLVPIVVSFAMIALSFILLYVWPYIFNALVSFGESIKDLGAVGAGIYGFFNRLLIPVGLHHALNSVFWFDVAGINDIPNFLGGAKSIAEGTATVGVTGMYQAGFFPVMMFGLPGAALAIYQCAKPSQKVKVASIMLAGAFASFFTGITEPLEFSFMFVAPILYVLHALLTGISVFIAASMHWIAGFGFSAGLVDMVLSSRNPLAVDWYMLLVQGLVFFTIYYVVFRFAIQAFNLKTIGRTENTEESATAQPATNQSREERAVKFIDALGGADNFKTIDACITRLRLTLVDRNKINEEQLKSLGSKGNVKLGNDGLQVILGTEAELVAEAIKAKVK, encoded by the coding sequence ATGAGTATTCTCAGTTATGCCCAAAAAATCGGGCAAGCCTTAATGGTGCCGGTGGCAGTATTGCCGGCCGCCGCCGTACTAATGGGGATCGGCTATTGGCTAGACCCTGACGGTTGGGGGGCGAATAGCCAACTTGCCGCCTTGCTCATCAAATCCGGGGCTGCCATCATCGACAACATGGGCTTATTATTTGCCGTGGGCGTGGCGTTCGGGTTATCTAAAGACAAACACGGTTCAGCCGCCCTTTCCGGTTTGGTAGGTTACTATGTGGTGACCACTCTACTCGCACCGGGTGGCGTGGCACAATTACAACATCTTGATCCAAGCCAAGTGCCTGCCGCTTTCGGTAAAATCAATAACCAATTTATCGGGATCTTAATCGGTGTGCTTTCTGCTGAACTTTACAACCGTTTCTATCAAGTAGAGTTGCCAAAAGCCCTGTCCTTCTTCAGTGGAAAACGTTTAGTTCCAATCGTGGTCTCTTTCGCCATGATTGCGCTCTCTTTCATTCTGCTTTATGTATGGCCTTATATCTTCAACGCATTAGTTTCTTTCGGTGAATCCATTAAAGATTTAGGTGCTGTGGGTGCGGGTATTTACGGTTTCTTCAACCGTCTATTAATTCCGGTTGGCTTACACCACGCGTTAAACTCTGTATTCTGGTTTGACGTTGCCGGCATTAACGATATTCCTAACTTCTTAGGTGGTGCAAAATCCATCGCTGAAGGCACTGCCACTGTGGGTGTGACCGGTATGTATCAAGCAGGTTTCTTCCCGGTCATGATGTTCGGTTTACCGGGTGCGGCATTAGCGATTTACCAATGTGCAAAACCAAGCCAAAAAGTGAAAGTGGCGTCTATCATGTTAGCGGGTGCATTTGCTTCTTTCTTCACCGGTATCACTGAACCACTTGAATTCTCCTTCATGTTCGTCGCACCAATTCTTTATGTATTACACGCATTATTAACCGGTATTTCCGTGTTTATCGCAGCGAGCATGCACTGGATTGCGGGCTTCGGCTTCAGCGCAGGTTTAGTGGATATGGTGTTATCTTCACGCAACCCATTAGCCGTTGACTGGTACATGTTATTGGTACAAGGCTTAGTCTTCTTCACCATTTACTACGTTGTTTTCCGTTTTGCTATCCAAGCCTTCAACTTAAAAACCATCGGTCGCACGGAAAACACAGAAGAGTCTGCCACAGCACAACCTGCCACCAACCAATCACGCGAAGAAAGAGCGGTCAAATTTATTGACGCTTTAGGCGGTGCGGATAACTTTAAAACAATTGACGCTTGTATCACTCGTTTACGTTTAACTTTAGTGGATCGCAATAAGATCAACGAAGAACAATTAAAATCGCTCGGGTCTAAAGGCAACGTGAAACTAGGTAATGATGGTTTACAAGTCATTCTGGGAACAGAAGCGGAATTGGTTGCAGAAGCCATTAAGGCGAAAGTGAAATAG
- a CDS encoding N-acetylneuraminate epimerase yields MRFQKTTFATLFLAATTFAVTAHATAYPDLPVGIKSGAGALIGDTVYVGLGTGGDKFYALDLKTPNAQWKEIAAFPGGDRNQPVAAAVDGKLYVFGGLQKNEKGELQFVNDAYSYDPTDNTWSKLPTRSPRGLIGSSGASHGDKVYIVGGSNLSIFNGFFQDTVAAGEDKAKKDEITKAYFEQRPEDYFFTTELLSYEPSTNKWRNEGRVPFSGRAGAAFTIQGDDLVVVNGEIKPGLRTAETHAGTFTNKGVQWKNLPDLPAPKGQSQDGLAGAMAGYSHGHYLVTGGANFPGSVKQFKEGKLHAHQGLSKAWHKDIYTLNNGKWNIIGELPAGIGYGVAVSYDNKVLLIGGETDGGKALTSVQSMSYDGKQLKVE; encoded by the coding sequence ATGAGATTTCAAAAAACAACATTCGCCACCCTCTTCTTGGCGGCAACCACTTTTGCGGTAACCGCACACGCTACCGCTTACCCTGATTTACCGGTGGGCATTAAAAGCGGTGCCGGTGCGTTAATTGGCGATACCGTTTATGTCGGCTTAGGTACAGGCGGCGATAAATTCTATGCATTAGATTTAAAAACCCCGAACGCCCAATGGAAAGAAATCGCCGCATTCCCGGGCGGTGACCGTAACCAACCGGTAGCTGCGGCTGTTGACGGCAAGTTGTATGTCTTCGGCGGATTACAAAAAAATGAAAAAGGCGAATTACAATTCGTCAACGATGCCTACAGCTATGATCCGACCGATAACACTTGGAGCAAATTACCCACCCGCTCACCACGTGGTTTAATCGGTTCCAGCGGCGCTTCTCACGGTGATAAAGTGTATATCGTGGGCGGTTCTAACTTGTCTATTTTCAATGGTTTCTTCCAAGACACTGTTGCGGCTGGGGAAGACAAAGCGAAAAAAGATGAAATCACCAAAGCGTATTTTGAACAACGTCCGGAAGATTACTTCTTCACCACCGAATTGTTAAGCTATGAACCGTCGACCAATAAATGGCGCAACGAAGGTCGTGTACCCTTCTCCGGTCGTGCCGGTGCGGCATTTACCATTCAAGGTGATGATTTAGTTGTCGTGAACGGTGAAATCAAACCGGGCTTGCGTACGGCAGAAACTCACGCCGGTACATTCACTAACAAAGGCGTGCAATGGAAAAACTTGCCTGATTTACCGGCGCCAAAAGGTCAAAGCCAAGATGGTTTAGCGGGGGCGATGGCAGGTTACAGCCACGGTCATTACTTAGTTACCGGTGGTGCAAACTTCCCGGGGTCCGTAAAACAATTTAAAGAAGGAAAACTTCACGCTCACCAAGGCTTAAGCAAAGCATGGCATAAAGATATTTATACGTTAAACAACGGCAAATGGAACATCATTGGCGAATTGCCGGCAGGCATCGGTTACGGTGTTGCCGTGTCTTATGACAACAAAGTATTGCTCATTGGCGGTGAAACAGACGGCGGCAAAGCCTTAACCTCTGTTCAAAGCATGAGCTATGACGGCAAACAATTAAAAGTAGAATAA
- a CDS encoding carboxymuconolactone decarboxylase family protein, giving the protein MFADWKNDVAHVKKSFGELGKKHPKMLQAYGALGAAAAEGNVLDVKTRELIALAVAVTTRCESCIGVHAAEAVKAGATEEEVAAALAMSIALNAGAAYTYSLRALEAYNTQKD; this is encoded by the coding sequence ATGTTTGCAGATTGGAAAAATGATGTTGCCCACGTAAAAAAATCATTCGGCGAATTAGGTAAAAAACATCCGAAAATGTTACAAGCCTACGGTGCACTAGGCGCAGCCGCAGCAGAAGGCAATGTTTTAGATGTGAAAACCCGTGAATTAATCGCCCTTGCCGTAGCTGTGACCACCCGTTGCGAAAGCTGTATCGGTGTACACGCTGCCGAAGCGGTAAAAGCCGGTGCAACTGAAGAAGAAGTGGCTGCCGCATTAGCGATGTCTATCGCATTAAATGCAGGTGCGGCTTACACCTATTCTTTACGCGCATTAGAAGCTTATAATACGCAAAAAGACTAA
- a CDS encoding N-acetylmannosamine-6-phosphate 2-epimerase, protein MSFTQHKLSHQAVFAKIQNGLIASCQPVDDGPMDKPEIVAAMAQASVIGGAAGLRIEGVDNLKATRPTVNVPIIGIVKRDLPDSPVRITPFLQDIEDLAHAGADIIAVDGTHRPRPVDIESAVKKIHEMGCLAMADCSNLEEGLYCQKLGFDIVGSTMSGYTGGAVPDEPDYQLVKDLKAAGCKVMAEGRYNTPELARKAIEIGADFVTVGSALTRLEHIVSWFSSAVNSANK, encoded by the coding sequence ATGTCATTCACTCAACACAAATTATCCCACCAAGCGGTTTTTGCCAAAATTCAAAATGGCTTGATTGCGTCCTGCCAACCGGTTGATGATGGCCCGATGGATAAGCCGGAAATCGTTGCCGCGATGGCGCAGGCTTCTGTTATCGGTGGGGCGGCTGGACTGCGTATTGAAGGCGTGGACAACTTGAAAGCAACGCGTCCAACAGTCAATGTGCCGATTATCGGTATTGTAAAACGCGATTTGCCGGATAGCCCGGTGCGTATCACGCCGTTTTTACAAGACATTGAAGATTTAGCGCATGCCGGTGCGGATATTATTGCCGTGGATGGTACCCATCGTCCGCGTCCTGTTGACATTGAAAGTGCGGTCAAAAAAATTCATGAAATGGGCTGCCTTGCCATGGCGGATTGCTCCAACTTAGAAGAAGGGCTGTATTGCCAAAAACTCGGCTTTGATATTGTGGGCAGCACCATGTCAGGCTACACAGGTGGTGCTGTACCGGATGAACCGGACTATCAATTAGTGAAAGATTTAAAAGCCGCCGGCTGCAAAGTGATGGCAGAAGGCCGTTACAACACGCCGGAATTGGCGAGAAAAGCCATTGAAATCGGCGCGGATTTTGTGACTGTCGGTTCAGCCTTAACGCGTTTAGAACATATTGTGAGCTGGTTCTCAAGTGCGGTTAATTCTGCAAATAAATAA
- a CDS encoding TRAP transporter large permease subunit, whose product MKIFNKLEEWIGGALFLVIFCILVLQILFRQAFHSPLIWSEELAKLLFVYVGMLGISVAVRKQEHVYIDFLTNLMPPAVKKITNTFVQIVIFLGVIFFIHFGIKTYLGANFPIDALGGISEKWIYASLPIIAVLMLVRFFQAQADNFKQNKSYLPATFFIVSAVVLLGILFLAPDWYKALRVTEYVKFGSNAVYVALLFWLVIMFLGVPVGWSLFITTLLYFSMTRWNVVNAASDKLTMSLNSFPLLAVPFYILTGILMNTGGITERIFNFAKALLGHYTGGMGHVNIGASLLFSGMSGSALADAGGLGQLEIKAMRDAGYDDDICGGITAASCIIGPLVPPSIAMIIYGVIANESIAKLFIAGFVPGILVTIALMAMNYYVSKKRGYPRTPKATREELCTSFKRAFWAILTPILIIGGIFSGLFSPTESAVVAAAYSVVIGKFVYKELTLKMLFNSCVEAMSITGVVALMIMTVTFFGDMIAREQVAMRIADVFVAVADSPLMVLVMINALLLFLGMFIDALALQFLVLPMLIPIAMQFGIDLVFFGVMTTLNMMIGILTPPMGMALFVVARVGNMSVSTVTKGVLPFLIPIFVTLVLITIFPSIITFIPNLLIP is encoded by the coding sequence ATGAAAATCTTTAATAAACTCGAAGAATGGATCGGGGGGGCGTTATTCCTCGTGATATTCTGCATTCTTGTTTTACAAATTCTGTTCAGACAAGCCTTTCATTCTCCATTAATCTGGAGTGAAGAACTTGCCAAATTGCTATTCGTTTATGTCGGTATGCTCGGCATTAGCGTTGCCGTCAGAAAACAAGAGCACGTTTATATCGACTTCTTGACTAACTTAATGCCACCGGCAGTCAAAAAAATCACCAATACATTCGTACAAATCGTGATTTTCCTTGGGGTGATTTTCTTTATCCACTTTGGTATCAAAACCTATTTAGGGGCGAATTTCCCAATTGATGCCTTAGGCGGTATTTCTGAAAAATGGATTTATGCTTCCTTACCCATTATTGCCGTATTAATGCTCGTTCGCTTCTTCCAAGCGCAAGCAGACAACTTCAAACAAAACAAAAGTTATTTACCGGCAACCTTCTTTATCGTAAGTGCGGTCGTTTTATTAGGCATTTTATTCCTTGCCCCTGACTGGTACAAAGCCCTACGCGTAACCGAATATGTCAAATTTGGCTCCAATGCAGTCTATGTGGCATTGCTCTTCTGGTTAGTCATCATGTTCTTGGGCGTACCGGTAGGTTGGTCATTATTTATCACTACCCTACTCTACTTCTCCATGACTCGTTGGAATGTGGTCAATGCGGCTTCTGACAAACTCACCATGAGTTTAAATAGCTTCCCGCTCCTTGCCGTGCCGTTCTATATTCTCACCGGCATTCTAATGAACACCGGCGGTATCACCGAACGTATCTTTAACTTCGCCAAAGCCTTACTGGGCCACTACACCGGCGGTATGGGACACGTTAATATCGGTGCCAGCTTGTTATTCTCCGGGATGTCCGGTTCTGCACTTGCCGATGCAGGTGGATTAGGTCAATTAGAAATCAAAGCCATGCGTGATGCAGGTTATGATGATGACATCTGCGGCGGTATCACTGCAGCCTCTTGTATCATCGGTCCATTGGTTCCGCCAAGTATTGCCATGATCATTTACGGTGTTATCGCGAACGAATCCATTGCAAAACTCTTTATTGCCGGCTTCGTACCGGGGATATTAGTTACCATCGCTCTCATGGCAATGAACTACTACGTCTCCAAAAAACGTGGCTATCCAAGAACACCAAAAGCGACCCGTGAAGAACTTTGCACGTCATTCAAAAGAGCATTCTGGGCAATTTTAACCCCAATATTGATTATCGGCGGTATCTTCTCCGGTTTATTCAGCCCGACAGAATCTGCAGTGGTTGCAGCTGCCTATTCTGTGGTTATCGGTAAATTCGTGTATAAAGAATTAACCTTGAAAATGCTCTTCAACAGCTGCGTGGAAGCAATGTCCATTACCGGTGTTGTTGCATTAATGATTATGACCGTCACCTTCTTTGGCGATATGATCGCCCGCGAACAAGTGGCAATGCGTATTGCCGATGTCTTCGTTGCGGTGGCGGATTCGCCTCTAATGGTACTGGTGATGATCAATGCCTTGTTATTGTTCCTCGGTATGTTCATTGATGCGTTGGCGCTACAATTCTTAGTGTTACCAATGCTGATTCCAATCGCGATGCAATTTGGTATTGACTTAGTATTCTTCGGCGTTATGACAACCTTGAACATGATGATCGGCATCTTAACCCCACCGATGGGAATGGCGTTATTCGTGGTCGCACGTGTGGGTAACATGTCCGTGTCCACCGTGACGAAAGGTGTGTTGCCGTTCTTAATCCCGATTTTCGTGACCTTGGTGTTAATCACCATCTTCCCAAGTATCATCACATTCATTCCGAATTTGTTAATACCTTAG
- a CDS encoding MurR/RpiR family transcriptional regulator translates to MVRNGNVLNSISSLYQSLTKTEKKIADVITQSPNVVTQYSLAQLAERLDVGEATLVRFCRTLGFKGFSDFKLAFSIDLAKTQEGRDDTVLETQILPSDDSQTIAHKLQSAINAVMDETINLLDFHQLEVVVEAIRSANKVFLFGVGSSGVTAEEAKNKLMRIGMQVDASGNNHFMYMQVALLRKNDVAIGISHSGYSQETAHALKIAKENGATTVALTHSMRSPLTEHADFVLVNGNKQGKLQGDSIGTKTAQLFVLDLIYALLVQAEQDKAIKTKEKTLNVILEQRIKY, encoded by the coding sequence ATGGTTAGAAATGGAAATGTACTCAATTCGATTAGCTCGCTTTATCAAAGCCTGACTAAAACAGAGAAAAAAATTGCCGATGTCATCACGCAATCGCCGAATGTTGTTACGCAATATTCGTTAGCCCAACTTGCTGAACGTTTAGATGTCGGTGAAGCGACGCTGGTGCGTTTTTGTCGCACGTTAGGATTTAAAGGATTTAGCGATTTTAAACTGGCATTTTCTATTGATCTTGCAAAAACGCAAGAAGGTCGGGATGACACCGTGCTGGAAACCCAAATCTTGCCAAGCGATGATTCACAGACAATCGCACATAAGTTGCAATCTGCAATTAATGCCGTGATGGATGAAACCATTAATTTGTTAGATTTTCACCAATTAGAAGTGGTGGTTGAAGCGATCCGCAGTGCCAATAAAGTCTTTCTCTTTGGGGTAGGATCTTCCGGTGTAACGGCAGAAGAAGCCAAGAACAAATTGATGCGTATCGGTATGCAAGTGGATGCCAGCGGCAACAACCACTTTATGTATATGCAGGTGGCATTGCTAAGAAAAAATGATGTTGCCATTGGTATTAGCCATTCCGGCTATTCGCAAGAAACCGCGCATGCGTTAAAAATTGCCAAAGAGAATGGTGCAACCACCGTAGCGTTGACCCACAGTATGCGCTCGCCTTTGACTGAACATGCCGATTTCGTGTTGGTCAACGGCAATAAACAAGGCAAGTTACAAGGAGATTCTATCGGAACTAAAACCGCCCAATTATTCGTTCTTGATTTAATTTATGCGTTGTTGGTGCAAGCGGAGCAAGATAAAGCGATCAAGACAAAAGAGAAAACCCTTAATGTGATTTTAGAACAACGTATTAAATACTAA
- a CDS encoding AraC family transcriptional regulator, which produces MDCLDKLIQLAQVSGEVNIRCLFQGQWQIQPNIAENQYVGAFHLIEQGECWLTLDKKQIHLQAGDIFFLPQNRPHLIAGQAQNLSENNVPHAQDNRSTLFKVYSIGQNSADLKMFCGLFYYSKPSLLIDSLPEYLHLSLNDTPVQPLIRLMQQEADNHQSGAKSLMDALVTVLFIYILRHGLQANLLHCGLFAGLQDKRLGKVLEQLFNAPQQAWNMDALAALAAMSRANFMRVFQQKIGMAPGKFLTQLRLQEAALLLNKTQKNILSVALEVGYQSEAHFSKAFKALYGMTPSQYRKAEQV; this is translated from the coding sequence ATGGACTGTTTAGATAAACTTATTCAGCTGGCACAGGTGAGCGGTGAAGTGAATATTCGCTGCCTGTTTCAAGGACAGTGGCAAATTCAACCGAATATCGCCGAAAATCAATATGTGGGTGCATTTCACTTGATTGAACAGGGCGAATGCTGGCTCACGTTAGATAAAAAACAAATTCATTTGCAAGCGGGCGATATCTTTTTTCTCCCGCAAAATCGACCGCACTTAATTGCCGGACAGGCACAGAATTTGTCGGAAAATAATGTGCCTCATGCCCAAGATAACCGCTCTACGTTGTTTAAAGTGTATAGCATTGGGCAGAATTCGGCAGATTTGAAAATGTTCTGCGGTTTGTTTTATTACAGCAAACCCTCCCTGCTTATTGATTCGTTACCGGAATATTTGCATTTATCGCTCAATGACACACCGGTGCAACCGCTGATTCGCTTAATGCAACAGGAGGCGGATAATCATCAAAGCGGTGCAAAATCGCTGATGGATGCCTTAGTTACTGTGTTGTTTATTTATATTTTGCGCCACGGACTACAAGCCAATCTGCTTCATTGCGGATTATTTGCCGGGTTACAAGACAAGCGCTTAGGCAAGGTATTAGAACAGTTATTTAATGCGCCGCAACAGGCGTGGAATATGGATGCCTTGGCAGCGTTGGCTGCGATGTCACGGGCGAATTTCATGCGGGTATTTCAGCAAAAAATCGGTATGGCACCGGGCAAATTCTTAACGCAACTGCGTTTGCAAGAAGCGGCATTATTGTTAAATAAAACACAAAAAAATATTTTGTCGGTGGCATTGGAGGTGGGCTATCAATCGGAAGCGCATTTTAGCAAAGCCTTTAAAGCACTGTATGGCATGACCCCAAGTCAATATCGAAAGGCCGAACAGGTTTAG
- a CDS encoding N-acetylmannosamine kinase yields the protein MRCLALDIGGTKIASAIVSGNQVTQRQQIHTPQENVVEAMHQTLAQLLSDYAGQFDYVAVASTGIINKGILTALNPKNLGGLAYFPLKQSISQHTSKPVYLLNDAQAATYAEYQLQDKNNLQNFAFITVSTGVGGGLVLNHQLLTEPNGVAGHIGHTLADPNGPVCGCGRIGCVEAIASGRAIEAVSKQWDDPCDPKEVFARFRKTDEKATALVSRSAKAIANLVADLVIGMDVQQVVIGGSVGLAEGYLPLVKQHLAQMPEIYRCPLEAAQLGQDAGLIGAAAWALTQWHD from the coding sequence ATGCGTTGCTTAGCCTTAGATATTGGTGGAACGAAAATCGCCTCAGCCATTGTGTCAGGGAACCAAGTGACACAACGACAACAAATCCACACACCACAAGAAAATGTGGTGGAGGCAATGCATCAAACGCTCGCACAATTACTTTCGGATTATGCGGGGCAATTTGATTATGTTGCGGTTGCCTCCACAGGCATCATCAATAAAGGAATATTGACCGCACTTAATCCGAAAAATTTAGGCGGACTGGCTTATTTCCCTTTAAAACAAAGCATTTCTCAGCATACATCAAAGCCCGTGTATTTATTGAACGATGCGCAGGCTGCCACTTATGCGGAATATCAACTGCAAGATAAAAATAACCTTCAAAACTTTGCTTTTATTACCGTCTCTACCGGCGTAGGTGGCGGGTTAGTTTTAAACCACCAATTACTCACCGAACCGAATGGTGTTGCCGGCCATATTGGGCATACCCTTGCGGATCCAAATGGCCCTGTATGCGGCTGTGGTCGCATCGGTTGCGTCGAAGCCATTGCCTCAGGACGCGCCATAGAAGCGGTTTCCAAACAATGGGACGATCCTTGCGATCCAAAAGAAGTCTTTGCCCGTTTTAGAAAAACGGATGAAAAAGCCACCGCACTTGTGTCTCGTTCAGCAAAAGCGATTGCCAATTTAGTGGCAGATTTAGTGATTGGTATGGACGTGCAACAGGTGGTGATTGGCGGTAGCGTTGGGTTGGCGGAAGGCTATTTGCCTTTGGTGAAACAGCATTTGGCGCAAATGCCGGAAATTTATCGTTGTCCGCTGGAGGCTGCACAATTAGGGCAAGATGCCGGACTGATCGGCGCAGCGGCATGGGCATTGACGCAATGGCATGATTAG
- a CDS encoding sialic acid TRAP transporter substrate-binding protein SiaP: MKLAKLFLATAIALGVTSAAHAAEYDLKFGMNAGTSSNEYKAAEMFAKEVKEKSNGKIDISLYPSSQLGDDRAMLKQLKDGALDFTFAESARFQLFYPEAAVFALPYVISDYSVAQKALFDTAFGKDLIQKMNKDLGLTLLSQAYNGTRQTTSNRAINSIADMKGLKLRVPNAATNLAYAKYVGASPTPMAFSEVYLALQTNSVDGQENPLATVQAQKFYEVQKYLAITNHILNDQLYLVSNETFADLPADLQKVVRDAAQKAAEYHTKLFVDGEKDLVTFFEKQGVTVTHPDLAPFKEAMKPFYADFVKQTGTKGEEALKQIQAISK; this comes from the coding sequence ATGAAACTCGCTAAACTTTTTCTTGCCACCGCCATTGCACTAGGTGTCACTTCCGCTGCTCACGCCGCAGAGTACGATTTAAAATTCGGTATGAACGCCGGCACATCATCTAATGAATACAAAGCCGCTGAAATGTTTGCCAAAGAAGTGAAAGAAAAGTCTAACGGCAAAATTGACATTTCGCTTTATCCAAGCTCTCAATTAGGTGATGACCGCGCCATGTTAAAACAACTCAAAGACGGTGCGTTAGACTTCACGTTTGCGGAATCCGCCCGTTTCCAATTGTTCTATCCTGAAGCCGCGGTATTTGCGTTACCTTACGTCATCAGTGACTACAGCGTGGCACAAAAAGCCTTATTTGACACCGCATTTGGTAAAGACTTAATCCAAAAAATGAACAAAGATTTAGGCTTAACATTATTATCCCAAGCCTATAACGGTACCCGTCAAACCACCTCTAACCGTGCCATCAACAGCATTGCTGACATGAAGGGCTTAAAATTACGCGTACCAAACGCGGCAACTAACTTGGCGTACGCAAAATATGTGGGTGCATCCCCAACACCAATGGCATTCTCCGAAGTGTATTTAGCGTTACAAACCAACTCCGTTGACGGTCAAGAAAACCCGTTGGCAACGGTTCAAGCACAAAAATTCTATGAAGTGCAGAAATACTTGGCAATCACCAACCACATTTTGAACGACCAACTTTATCTTGTAAGTAACGAAACCTTTGCAGACTTACCGGCTGACTTACAAAAAGTTGTTCGTGATGCAGCACAAAAAGCCGCAGAATACCACACCAAATTATTCGTTGACGGTGAAAAAGACTTAGTCACTTTCTTTGAAAAACAAGGTGTCACCGTGACCCATCCGGATCTTGCGCCATTCAAAGAAGCCATGAAACCTTTCTATGCTGACTTTGTAAAACAAACCGGTACAAAAGGCGAAGAAGCCCTCAAACAAATTCAAGCTATCAGCAAATAA